The Streptomyces europaeiscabiei genome window below encodes:
- a CDS encoding serine/threonine-protein kinase, with protein MGTVYLSHTRGGQPVALKVIRREYGQDADFRRRFEQEVQAARRVQGYHIVPVVDHDTTGELPWLASAFIAGIPLHDALVAFGPLPLPAVFQLVGCAARALASIHAAGVIHRDLKPSNILLGSQGPFVIDFGIARAADATHLTQSGGLIGTPQYMSPEHALGEQVTPATDVFSLGLIAAVAATGRHPYGDGGAITIAAQIANTAQRPPRLDGYDERLRPLLERCLTADPAARAGTEELAALCQESAGRGLGDFTGWLPAPLTAEIARREQSVQSPPQPTAPEMPAAPPAAPPTTAPAPAAQGTAPGTTQGAPQPGQATGFGPPPQTQPPGYGYPPPATDTYHLTPQPGAGQAPAPAKKSRRGLKAALVALALVLVAGSGAAAAVYVLNGRDKDGTEASDTKGSGKGDGTGKDKGTPAPAPTDDDGSGGGAGQDVADPSESATVSTDTKFTLAFENQSFVLRTPAENYTYIDLDRPSIDIKAEMRDEAREMSIQNGQWSFETTMGKSKGRTLQQCRTGADTDALPSLVGPDDFGKDGIIPEGSLLCTVTKDGNLALYEITKLTPGEYSWEVPSVEGKLTLWKKSGE; from the coding sequence ATGGGCACGGTCTACCTGTCCCACACCCGCGGCGGTCAGCCCGTCGCCCTGAAGGTCATCCGCCGCGAGTACGGCCAGGACGCCGACTTCCGCCGCCGCTTCGAGCAGGAGGTCCAGGCGGCCAGGCGCGTGCAGGGCTACCACATCGTCCCGGTCGTCGACCACGACACCACCGGCGAACTCCCCTGGCTGGCCTCGGCGTTCATCGCGGGCATCCCCCTGCACGACGCCCTGGTCGCCTTCGGCCCGCTCCCCCTGCCCGCCGTGTTCCAGCTGGTCGGCTGCGCGGCCCGCGCCCTGGCCTCCATCCACGCGGCCGGCGTCATCCACCGCGACCTCAAGCCCAGCAACATCCTGCTGGGCTCCCAGGGTCCGTTCGTCATCGACTTCGGCATCGCCCGCGCCGCCGACGCCACCCACCTGACCCAGTCCGGCGGCCTGATCGGCACCCCGCAGTACATGTCGCCGGAGCACGCCCTCGGCGAGCAGGTCACCCCGGCGACCGACGTCTTCTCCCTCGGTCTGATCGCCGCCGTCGCGGCCACCGGACGCCACCCGTACGGCGACGGCGGCGCCATCACCATCGCCGCGCAGATCGCCAACACCGCCCAGCGGCCGCCGAGACTCGACGGGTACGACGAGCGGTTGCGCCCCCTGCTGGAGCGCTGCCTGACCGCCGACCCGGCCGCCCGCGCCGGCACCGAGGAACTGGCCGCGCTCTGCCAGGAGTCGGCGGGCCGTGGCCTCGGCGACTTCACCGGCTGGCTCCCGGCACCGCTCACCGCCGAGATCGCCCGCCGCGAGCAGTCGGTCCAGAGCCCGCCGCAGCCGACGGCACCCGAGATGCCCGCCGCACCTCCGGCCGCCCCACCGACCACGGCCCCGGCCCCGGCGGCACAGGGAACCGCACCGGGCACCACCCAGGGCGCGCCCCAGCCGGGCCAGGCCACCGGCTTCGGCCCGCCGCCCCAGACGCAGCCCCCCGGCTACGGCTACCCGCCGCCGGCGACGGACACCTACCACCTCACCCCGCAGCCCGGGGCGGGCCAGGCCCCCGCCCCGGCCAAGAAGAGCCGCCGAGGGCTGAAGGCGGCCCTCGTCGCCCTGGCCCTCGTCCTCGTGGCCGGCTCGGGCGCGGCAGCCGCGGTGTACGTGCTGAACGGAAGGGACAAGGACGGCACCGAGGCGAGCGACACGAAGGGCAGCGGCAAGGGCGACGGCACGGGCAAGGACAAGGGCACCCCGGCCCCCGCTCCCACCGACGACGACGGAAGCGGCGGTGGCGCCGGACAGGACGTCGCCGACCCCTCCGAGTCCGCCACGGTGTCCACGGACACCAAGTTCACCCTGGCCTTCGAGAATCAGTCCTTCGTCCTGCGCACGCCCGCCGAGAACTACACCTACATCGACCTGGACCGGCCGAGCATCGACATCAAGGCCGAGATGAGGGACGAGGCACGGGAGATGTCGATCCAGAACGGCCAGTGGAGCTTCGAGACCACGATGGGCAAGAGCAAGGGCCGCACCCTCCAGCAGTGCCGCACGGGTGCGGACACCGACGCCCTGCCGTCCCTCGTGGGCCCCGACGACTTCGGCAAGGACGGGATCATCCCCGAGGGCTCCCTCCTCTGCACGGTGACCAAGGACGGCAACCTCGCCCTGTACGAGATCACCAAGCTGACCCCGGGTGAGTACAGCTGGGAAGTACCGAGCGTCGAGGGCAAGCTGACGCTCTGGAAGAAGAGCGGCGAGTAG
- a CDS encoding NAD-glutamate dehydrogenase → MQTKLDEAKAELLERAARVAENSPVGGYLPTGTTSESTSGIPDHDTVLAFLQRYYLHTAPEDLSGRDPVDVFGAAHSHYRLAENRPQGTANVRVHTPTVEENGWTCSHSVVEVVTDDMPFLVDSVTNELSRQGRGIHVVIHPQVVVRRDVTGKLVELVIEPAAVAAAAAAVAAGETLPHDAHIESWIHVEMDRETDRADLKQINNDLLRVLSDVREAVEDWEKMRDAAVRIADGLPAEHTADDLREQEVEEARELLRWLADDHFTFLGFREYELREDDSLAAVAGTGLGILRSDPHHAGHDHHPVSSSFERLPADARAKAREHKLLVLTKANSRATVHRPSYLDYVGVKKFDAEGNVVGERRFLGLFSSAAYTESVRRVPVVRRKVDDVLKGAGFSPNSHDGRDLLQILETYPRDELFQTSADELRSIVTSVLYLQERRRLRLYLRQDEYGRYYSALVYLPRDRYTTGVRLRIIDILKDELGGISVDFTAMNTESILSRLHFVVRVQPGTELPHLSDADKDRLEAKLVEAARSWSDGFAEALNTEVGEERAAELLRRYANAIPEGYKADHNPRSAVADLVRLEALEQDEDFELSLYEPVGAAPDERRFKIYRKGGSVSLSAVLPVLNRIGVEVIDERPYELRCADRTTAWIYDFGLRMPRPQAGSVDHAGDDARERVQDTFAATWTGQAENDGFNALVLSAGLTWRQAMVLRAYAKYLRQAGSTFSQDYMEDTLRNNVHTTRLLVSLFEARMSPDRQRAGREIVDALLEEVDAALDQVASLDEDRILRSFLTVIKATLRTNFFQEAAGGKPHDYVSMKFDPQAIPDLPAPRPAFEIWVYSPRVEGVHLRFGKVARGGLRWSDRREDFRTEILGLVKAQMVKNTVIVPVGAKGGFVAKQLPDPSVDRDAWLAEGIRSYKTFISALLDITDNMVAGEVVPPADVVRHDEDDTYLVVAADKGTATFSDIANGVAENYNFWLGDAFASGGSAGYDHKGMGITARGAWESVKRHFREVGVDTQSEDFTVVGIGDMSGDVFGNGMLLSEHIRLVAAFDHRHIFIDPSPDAATSYAERRRVFELPRSSWADYDTDLISTGGGVFPRTAKAIPINGHIRDVLGIEDKIAKMTPADLMKAILRAPVDLLWNGGIGTYVKASTESHADVGDKANDAIRVDGRDLRVQVVGEGGNLGLTQLGRIEFAQTGGRVNTDAIDNSAGVDTSDHEVNIKILLNGLVTDGDMTVKQRNKLLAEMTDEVGHLVLRNNYAQNTAIANALAQSPDMLHAQQRFMRHLVREGHLDRALEFLPSDRQIRERLNTAQGLTGPETAVLLAYTKITVAEELLHTSLPDDAYLRKLLHAYFPAALGERFPEHIDSHPLSREIVTTLLVNDTVNTGGTSFLHRLREETGASLEEIVRAQTASRAIFGSGEVWDGVEGLDNTVDAAVQTRIRLHSRRLVERGTRWLLNNRPQPLQLTETIAFFSEGVHLVWGELPKLLRGADLEWYQKIYDELTGGGVPEELATRVAGFSSAFPTLDIVAVADRVGRTPMEVAEVYYDLADRLSITQLMDRIIDLPRADRWQSMARAAIREDLYAAHASLTAEVLSAGNGSSTPEQRFKVWEQKNAALLGRARTTLEEIQGSDAFDLANLSVAMRTMRTLLRSHS, encoded by the coding sequence ATGCAGACCAAGCTGGACGAAGCCAAGGCCGAGCTGCTCGAACGGGCCGCCCGGGTAGCTGAGAACAGCCCGGTCGGGGGGTATCTACCGACTGGGACGACGAGCGAGAGTACGTCCGGCATCCCGGACCACGACACCGTGCTCGCGTTCCTCCAGCGCTACTACCTGCACACCGCCCCGGAGGACCTGAGCGGCCGTGACCCGGTCGACGTCTTCGGAGCCGCACACTCCCACTACCGGCTGGCCGAGAACCGCCCCCAGGGCACGGCCAATGTCCGGGTCCACACCCCGACCGTCGAGGAGAACGGCTGGACGTGCAGCCACTCCGTCGTTGAGGTCGTCACCGACGACATGCCCTTCCTCGTCGACTCCGTGACCAACGAGCTGTCACGGCAGGGGCGCGGCATCCACGTCGTCATCCACCCGCAGGTCGTCGTACGCCGGGACGTCACCGGCAAGCTCGTCGAGCTGGTCATCGAACCGGCCGCCGTCGCCGCGGCGGCCGCGGCCGTGGCCGCCGGTGAGACGCTGCCGCACGACGCGCACATCGAGTCCTGGATCCACGTCGAGATGGACCGCGAGACCGACCGGGCGGACCTCAAGCAGATCAACAACGATCTGCTGCGCGTCCTGTCCGACGTCCGCGAGGCCGTCGAGGACTGGGAGAAGATGCGGGACGCGGCGGTCCGTATCGCCGACGGGCTGCCCGCCGAGCACACCGCCGACGACCTGCGCGAACAGGAGGTGGAGGAGGCCCGCGAGCTGCTGCGCTGGCTCGCCGACGACCACTTCACCTTCCTCGGCTTCCGCGAGTACGAACTGCGCGAGGACGACTCCCTGGCCGCCGTCGCCGGTACCGGGCTGGGCATCCTGCGCTCCGACCCGCACCACGCCGGGCACGACCACCACCCCGTCAGCTCCTCCTTCGAGCGGCTGCCCGCCGACGCCCGCGCCAAGGCCCGGGAGCACAAGCTCCTCGTCCTGACCAAGGCCAACAGCCGGGCCACCGTCCACCGGCCGTCCTACCTCGACTACGTGGGCGTGAAGAAGTTCGACGCCGAGGGGAACGTGGTCGGTGAGCGGCGCTTCCTCGGACTGTTCTCCTCGGCCGCCTACACCGAGTCCGTACGCCGGGTGCCCGTCGTCCGCCGCAAGGTCGACGACGTCCTCAAGGGCGCCGGGTTCTCACCCAACAGTCACGACGGGCGCGACCTGCTCCAGATCCTGGAGACCTACCCGCGCGACGAACTGTTCCAGACCTCCGCCGACGAGCTGCGGTCCATCGTCACCTCCGTGCTCTACCTCCAGGAGCGCCGGCGACTGCGGCTCTACCTCCGTCAGGACGAGTACGGGCGTTACTACTCCGCCCTCGTCTACCTGCCGCGCGACCGCTACACCACCGGCGTACGCCTCAGGATCATCGACATCCTGAAGGACGAACTGGGCGGCATCAGCGTCGACTTCACCGCCATGAACACCGAGTCGATCCTCTCCCGGCTGCACTTCGTGGTCCGCGTCCAGCCCGGCACCGAGCTGCCGCACCTCAGCGACGCCGACAAGGACCGCCTGGAGGCCAAGCTGGTGGAGGCCGCCCGGTCCTGGTCGGACGGGTTCGCCGAGGCGCTCAACACCGAGGTCGGCGAGGAGCGGGCCGCCGAACTGCTGCGCCGATACGCCAATGCCATCCCCGAGGGGTACAAGGCCGACCACAACCCCCGCTCGGCCGTCGCGGACCTCGTGCGCCTCGAAGCGCTGGAGCAGGACGAGGACTTCGAGCTCAGCCTGTACGAGCCGGTGGGCGCCGCGCCCGACGAGCGCCGCTTCAAGATCTACCGCAAGGGCGGCTCCGTCTCGCTCTCCGCGGTGCTGCCCGTCCTCAACCGCATCGGCGTCGAGGTCATCGACGAGCGGCCGTACGAGCTGCGCTGCGCGGACCGGACGACCGCGTGGATCTACGACTTCGGGCTGCGCATGCCGAGGCCCCAGGCCGGCAGCGTGGACCATGCCGGGGACGACGCCCGGGAGCGGGTGCAGGACACCTTCGCCGCCACCTGGACCGGGCAGGCAGAGAACGACGGGTTCAACGCGCTCGTGCTGAGCGCGGGCCTCACCTGGCGGCAGGCCATGGTGCTGCGCGCGTACGCCAAGTACCTGCGGCAGGCCGGGTCGACCTTCAGCCAGGACTACATGGAGGACACCCTCCGCAACAACGTCCACACCACCCGGTTGCTCGTGTCGCTGTTCGAGGCGCGGATGTCGCCGGACCGGCAGCGGGCGGGCCGGGAGATCGTCGACGCGCTCCTCGAAGAGGTCGACGCGGCGCTCGACCAGGTGGCGAGCCTCGACGAGGACCGGATCCTGCGGTCCTTCCTCACCGTCATCAAGGCGACGCTGCGCACGAACTTCTTCCAGGAGGCGGCCGGCGGCAAGCCGCACGACTACGTCTCCATGAAGTTCGACCCGCAGGCCATCCCCGACCTGCCGGCACCGCGTCCGGCCTTCGAGATCTGGGTGTACTCGCCGCGGGTCGAGGGCGTGCACCTGCGGTTCGGGAAGGTCGCCCGCGGCGGGCTGCGCTGGTCGGACCGGCGGGAGGACTTCCGGACCGAGATCCTGGGCCTGGTCAAGGCGCAGATGGTCAAGAACACCGTCATCGTGCCCGTCGGCGCCAAGGGCGGCTTCGTCGCCAAGCAGCTGCCCGACCCCTCGGTGGACCGGGACGCGTGGCTGGCCGAGGGCATCCGCAGCTACAAGACCTTCATCTCCGCGCTCCTCGACATCACCGACAACATGGTCGCGGGCGAGGTCGTACCGCCCGCCGACGTCGTACGCCACGACGAGGACGACACCTATCTCGTCGTCGCCGCCGACAAGGGCACCGCGACCTTCTCCGACATCGCCAACGGGGTCGCCGAGAACTACAACTTCTGGCTCGGGGACGCCTTCGCCTCCGGCGGCAGCGCCGGGTACGACCACAAGGGCATGGGCATCACCGCCCGTGGCGCCTGGGAGTCGGTCAAGCGGCACTTCCGGGAGGTGGGTGTCGACACGCAGTCCGAGGACTTCACGGTCGTCGGCATCGGTGACATGTCCGGTGACGTGTTCGGCAACGGCATGCTGCTCAGCGAGCACATCCGGCTCGTCGCCGCCTTCGACCACCGGCACATCTTCATCGACCCCAGCCCGGACGCGGCGACCTCGTACGCCGAGCGCCGCCGCGTCTTCGAGCTGCCCCGCTCCAGCTGGGCCGACTACGACACCGATCTGATCTCCACCGGCGGCGGTGTCTTCCCGCGTACGGCCAAGGCGATCCCGATCAACGGCCACATCCGGGACGTCCTCGGCATCGAGGACAAGATCGCCAAGATGACCCCGGCCGACCTGATGAAGGCGATCCTCCGGGCGCCGGTCGACCTGCTGTGGAACGGCGGCATCGGCACCTACGTGAAGGCGTCGACCGAGTCGCACGCCGATGTCGGCGACAAGGCCAACGACGCCATCCGGGTCGACGGGCGGGACCTCAGGGTCCAGGTCGTCGGCGAGGGCGGCAACCTCGGCCTGACCCAGCTGGGGCGGATCGAGTTCGCGCAGACCGGCGGGCGGGTCAACACCGACGCCATCGACAACAGCGCGGGCGTGGACACCTCCGACCACGAGGTGAACATCAAGATCCTGCTCAACGGCCTGGTCACCGACGGCGACATGACGGTCAAGCAGCGCAACAAGCTGCTCGCCGAGATGACCGACGAGGTCGGCCACCTCGTCCTGCGCAACAACTACGCGCAGAACACGGCGATCGCCAACGCCCTCGCCCAGTCCCCGGACATGCTCCACGCCCAGCAGCGCTTCATGCGCCACCTGGTCAGGGAGGGCCACCTCGACCGCGCGCTCGAATTCCTGCCCAGCGACCGGCAGATCCGTGAGCGGCTCAACACCGCGCAGGGCCTCACCGGCCCCGAGACGGCCGTCCTCCTCGCCTACACGAAGATCACGGTCGCCGAGGAGCTGCTGCACACCTCGCTGCCGGACGACGCCTACCTGCGCAAGCTGCTGCACGCGTACTTCCCGGCCGCGCTGGGCGAGCGGTTCCCCGAGCACATCGACAGCCACCCGCTGAGCCGTGAGATCGTCACGACCCTGCTGGTCAACGACACGGTCAACACGGGCGGTACGAGCTTCCTGCACCGGCTGCGGGAGGAGACCGGGGCCTCGCTGGAGGAGATCGTCCGGGCACAGACCGCGTCCCGTGCGATCTTCGGGTCGGGTGAGGTGTGGGACGGCGTCGAAGGCCTGGACAACACGGTCGACGCGGCCGTCCAGACCCGGATCCGGCTGCACTCCCGCCGCCTCGTCGAACGCGGCACGCGCTGGCTGCTCAACAACCGGCCGCAGCCGCTCCAGCTCACCGAGACCATCGCGTTCTTCTCCGAGGGCGTGCACCTGGTCTGGGGCGAGCTGCCCAAGCTGCTGCGCGGCGCGGACCTGGAGTGGTACCAGAAGATCTACGACGAGCTGACGGGCGGCGGGGTCCCCGAGGAGCTGGCCACCCGGGTCGCGGGCTTCTCCTCGGCCTTCCCGACGCTGGACATCGTCGCCGTCGCCGACCGGGTCGGCCGGACGCCGATGGAGGTCGCCGAGGTGTACTACGACCTCGCCGACCGGCTGAGCATCACCCAGCTCATGGACCGCATCATCGACCTGCCGCGCGCCGACCGCTGGCAGTCCATGGCCCGCGCGGCGATCCGCGAGGACCTGTACGCGGCCCACGCGTCCCTCACCGCCGAGGTTCTCTCCGCGGGCAACGGCTCCTCCACACCCGAGCAGCGCTTCAAGGTGTGGGAGCAGAAGAACGCGGCACTGCTGGGCCGGGCGCGCACGACACTGGAGGAGATCCAGGGCTCCGACGCGTTCGATCTGGCCAACCTGTCGGTGGCGATGCGGACGATGAGGACGCTGCTGCGCTCGCACTCGTAG
- a CDS encoding HAD family hydrolase, with the protein MGMNGVGAHIVWDWNGTLFHDNEAIIGATNAAFAELGIEPITLERYRELYCVPVPKFYERLIGRLPTDEEWEAMDVVFHRYYTEHRVACGLTAGVPALLADWLSAGRSQSILSMYVHEELVPLVRGFGIEPHFVRVDGRTGPSGGSKAEHMVRHLRRLVGVEPRRTVVIGDAADDAVAARHVGAQAVLYTGGSHSRASLEWVGVPVVDTLEEAVAEAERLAA; encoded by the coding sequence ATGGGGATGAACGGAGTCGGGGCGCATATCGTCTGGGACTGGAACGGGACCTTGTTCCATGACAACGAGGCGATCATCGGGGCGACGAACGCGGCGTTCGCGGAGTTGGGGATCGAGCCGATCACGCTGGAGCGGTACCGGGAGCTGTACTGCGTGCCGGTGCCGAAGTTCTATGAGCGGTTGATCGGGCGGCTGCCCACGGATGAGGAGTGGGAGGCCATGGATGTGGTCTTCCACCGGTACTACACGGAGCATCGGGTGGCCTGTGGGCTGACCGCGGGCGTGCCGGCGCTGCTCGCGGACTGGCTTTCGGCGGGGCGCAGTCAGTCGATTCTCAGCATGTATGTGCACGAGGAACTGGTTCCGCTGGTCCGGGGCTTCGGGATCGAACCGCACTTCGTTCGGGTCGACGGGCGGACCGGGCCCTCCGGGGGCAGCAAGGCCGAGCACATGGTGCGGCATCTGCGCCGGCTCGTGGGTGTGGAGCCGAGACGGACCGTCGTGATCGGGGACGCCGCCGATGACGCCGTCGCCGCCCGGCATGTGGGAGCGCAGGCCGTGCTCTACACCGGGGGCTCCCACAGCAGAGCCAGTCTGGAGTGGGTCGGGGTGCCCGTCGTGGACACCCTGGAGGAGGCCGTCGCGGAGGCCGAGCGACTGGCCGCCTAG
- a CDS encoding DUF6912 family protein, whose amino-acid sequence MRVYVPLTLPGLAEAYKTGELGEGAFVAYAVTPALREWYLSDDIEELEYAALNRAALASLRLVAVDPGAARRRVVVALDVADRDAVADPDRGLDPVALGEVRVAGPVSLGKAAAVHVDSAEAEGEVGEAADALGAADQGDDDAQFIVDGADDHELLWYATQEIPNLVGLGG is encoded by the coding sequence ATGCGCGTCTACGTCCCCCTGACCCTTCCCGGGCTCGCCGAGGCGTACAAGACGGGTGAGCTGGGGGAGGGGGCGTTCGTCGCGTACGCCGTCACGCCGGCTCTGCGGGAGTGGTATCTCTCCGACGACATCGAGGAGCTGGAGTACGCGGCGCTGAACCGGGCGGCGCTCGCGTCGTTGCGGCTGGTTGCCGTGGATCCGGGAGCTGCTCGGCGGCGGGTCGTCGTAGCCCTGGACGTGGCCGACCGGGACGCGGTGGCCGATCCTGACCGGGGGCTCGATCCGGTGGCGCTCGGAGAGGTGCGGGTTGCCGGGCCGGTGTCCTTGGGCAAGGCCGCGGCGGTGCATGTGGACTCGGCGGAGGCCGAGGGGGAGGTGGGGGAGGCCGCGGACGCGTTGGGGGCGGCGGATCAGGGGGACGACGACGCGCAGTTCATCGTGGACGGGGCGGACGATCACGAGTTGCTCTGGTACGCGACGCAGGAGATTCCCAACCTGGTGGGGCTGGGGGGCTGA
- a CDS encoding Rv3235 family protein has product MNKVMTRTKRNPGTRPPVRHDTRRPGRTPARTAPTPPLAGPVSHPRPTDRFADLLLSVLSGRRPVHSMLRHTAGRAYDELAWLAERGTLRTPHGAHPVVRDIGYYVAGPGSLEVFARIGAGDRLRAMAFRLEHGPDHRWRCTAVELGGPRLPHSDDD; this is encoded by the coding sequence ATGAACAAGGTCATGACCAGGACCAAGCGCAACCCCGGCACCCGCCCACCCGTCCGCCACGACACCCGCCGTCCCGGCCGCACCCCGGCCCGCACGGCGCCCACCCCACCCCTCGCCGGACCCGTCTCCCACCCCCGGCCCACCGACCGCTTCGCCGACCTCCTCCTCTCCGTACTGAGCGGCCGCCGCCCGGTCCACAGCATGCTGCGCCACACCGCGGGAAGGGCTTACGACGAACTGGCCTGGCTGGCCGAACGCGGCACCCTGCGCACCCCTCACGGCGCCCACCCCGTCGTCCGCGACATCGGCTACTACGTGGCCGGCCCTGGCTCCCTGGAGGTCTTCGCACGCATCGGCGCGGGCGACCGCCTCCGCGCCATGGCCTTCCGCCTGGAACACGGCCCCGACCACCGCTGGCGCTGCACCGCGGTGGAACTCGGCGGCCCCAGGCTCCCCCACTCCGACGACGACTGA